One Aulosira sp. FACHB-615 DNA segment encodes these proteins:
- a CDS encoding Rpn family recombination-promoting nuclease/putative transposase — protein MFDNICKFLVENFASDFATWLLGEPITLTKLSPSELSLEPIRADALILLQSDELVLHIEFQTQPKIEIPFRMIDYRLRVYRRFPHKRMLQVVIYLQQTNSELVQQTTFTLEDTFHRFQVIRLWEQSTDNFFQSPGLLPFAVLSQTENRTETLRQVAQQISQIDDQRTQSNIAASAFILAGLVLNQDIIQQLLRRELMQESVTYQALMNEGRAEGRAEGRAEGRVEGIEEGVRLVALNLLREGVADEVVIKVTGLSAENIQQLKLTELDSEN, from the coding sequence ATGTTTGATAACATCTGTAAATTTCTCGTAGAAAACTTTGCCAGTGATTTTGCTACCTGGCTTTTAGGTGAACCCATCACCCTAACTAAATTAAGTCCTTCTGAACTGTCTTTAGAACCAATTCGTGCTGATGCGCTGATATTACTTCAGTCAGACGAACTTGTACTGCACATAGAATTTCAGACTCAGCCCAAAATTGAGATCCCCTTTCGGATGATTGATTATCGACTGCGGGTATATCGACGTTTTCCCCACAAACGAATGCTTCAGGTTGTTATTTACCTGCAACAAACCAATTCTGAACTAGTGCAGCAAACAACATTTACCCTAGAAGATACTTTCCATCGTTTTCAGGTGATTCGCCTTTGGGAACAATCGACAGATAATTTTTTCCAATCTCCAGGGTTACTTCCTTTTGCAGTTTTAAGCCAAACTGAGAATCGTACTGAAACACTGCGACAAGTCGCCCAACAAATTTCCCAAATCGACGACCAACGAACACAAAGTAATATAGCTGCATCGGCGTTTATTCTCGCTGGGTTAGTATTAAATCAAGATATTATTCAACAGTTGCTGCGGAGAGAACTTATGCAAGAGTCAGTAACTTATCAAGCACTTATGAATGAAGGTCGGGCTGAAGGTCGAGCTGAAGGTCGGGCTGAAGGTCGAGTTGAAGGTATTGAAGAAGGTGTTCGCCTTGTAGCCCTTAATCTTCTACGGGAAGGAGTAGCTGATGAAGTAGTCATCAAAGTAACAGGTCTGTCCGCAGAAAATATCCAGCAACTTAAGTTGACAGAGTTGGACAGTGAAAACTGA
- the argH gene encoding argininosuccinate lyase produces the protein MTQQQTWSQRFESALHPAIARFNASINFDIELIEYDLTGSQAHAKMLAHTGIISAEEGEQLVTGLEQIRQEYRQGQFQPGIDAEDVHFAVERRLTEIVGDVGKKLHTARSRNDQVGTDTRLYLRDQIQQIRTQLREFQRVLLDIAENNVETLIPGYTHLQRAQPLSLAHHLLAYFEMTQRDWERLGDVYRRVNISPLGCGALAGTTFPIDRHYSAQLLNFDHVYANSLDGVSDRDFAIEFLCAASLIMVHLSRLSEEVILWASEEFRFITLKDSCATGSSIMPQKKNPDVPELVRGKTGRVFGHLQAMLVIMKGLPLAYNKDLQEDKEGLFDGVNTVKACLEAMTILLREGLEFRSQRLNTAVAEDFSNATDVADYLAARGVPFREAYNLVGKVVKTSIAAGKLLKDLTLEEWQQIHPTFAADIYDAIAPRTVVAARNSYGGTGFAQVTKAIDHARNQIRE, from the coding sequence ATGACGCAACAACAAACCTGGAGTCAGCGATTTGAATCAGCCCTGCATCCTGCGATCGCTCGTTTTAATGCCAGCATTAATTTTGATATTGAATTAATCGAATACGACCTGACTGGTTCTCAAGCTCATGCCAAAATGTTGGCGCATACGGGGATAATTTCTGCTGAAGAAGGCGAACAACTCGTTACAGGTTTGGAACAAATTCGCCAGGAATATCGCCAAGGCCAGTTTCAGCCAGGAATTGATGCTGAAGATGTGCATTTTGCTGTAGAACGACGACTTACAGAAATTGTCGGCGATGTAGGGAAAAAGTTACACACGGCGCGATCGCGTAATGACCAAGTAGGTACAGATACTCGGCTTTATCTCCGTGACCAAATTCAGCAAATTCGCACTCAACTGCGAGAATTTCAACGAGTTTTATTAGATATAGCCGAAAATAACGTGGAAACTCTCATCCCTGGCTATACTCACCTCCAACGCGCCCAGCCTTTAAGTTTAGCCCATCACTTATTGGCTTACTTTGAAATGACACAGCGCGACTGGGAACGTTTGGGTGATGTTTATCGCCGCGTGAATATTTCGCCTTTGGGTTGCGGTGCTTTGGCGGGAACCACTTTCCCCATTGATCGCCACTACAGCGCCCAACTACTCAATTTTGATCATGTTTATGCTAACAGCTTGGATGGCGTGAGCGATCGCGATTTTGCGATCGAATTTCTGTGTGCAGCTAGTTTGATTATGGTTCACCTCAGCCGCCTTTCAGAAGAAGTGATTCTCTGGGCTTCAGAAGAATTTCGCTTTATCACCCTTAAAGATAGCTGTGCTACTGGTTCTAGCATTATGCCCCAGAAGAAAAACCCCGATGTCCCAGAACTAGTACGCGGTAAAACTGGGCGGGTTTTTGGTCATCTCCAGGCGATGTTAGTCATAATGAAGGGCTTACCTTTAGCCTATAACAAAGACTTGCAAGAAGACAAAGAAGGTTTATTTGATGGCGTTAACACCGTCAAAGCCTGTTTAGAAGCAATGACAATTTTGCTACGGGAAGGCTTGGAATTTCGTAGCCAGCGTTTAAACACAGCCGTCGCAGAAGACTTTTCTAATGCTACCGATGTCGCAGATTATCTCGCTGCTAGGGGTGTTCCTTTCCGGGAAGCTTATAATCTCGTGGGCAAGGTAGTGAAAACTAGTATTGCTGCGGGTAAACTTTTAAAAGATTTAACCTTAGAAGAATGGCAACAAATACATCCGACATTTGCGGCTGATATTTATGATGCGATCGCCCCACGCACAGTTGTCGCCGCCCGTAATAGTTATGGTGGCACAGGTTTTGCCCAAGTCACCAAAGCAATCGATCATGCTCGCAACCAAATCAGGGAATAG
- a CDS encoding histidine decarboxylase → MLDTVSKELALFWQQIEQKTQFHAGYPYNLSCDFTYLTKFFNFLLNNAGDPYVEPDFGLHSRKFEQEVLSFFSQLYKIPENESWGYVTAGGTEGNLYGMLLAREIYPDGILYSSQDSHYSIAKAARLFGIKHQVINSQTNGEINYQHLSQAIQQNSQRPVILNLNIGTTVKGAIDNLDKVLEILKQHQIKDYYIHCDAALSGMILPFLENAPQINFQRPIDSIAISGKFIGSPLPCGVVLTKKKWVEKVETMIEYLGSKDTTILGSRNGHTPLIIWYALKTRGYEGFAKEAKTCIQNAQYLFQQLKLREYPCMLNKFSNTVVFQKPSQPLIKKWQLATMDNVAHLIVMQNIDRHKIDTFVNELVLQEGLLPESEYLHLQPVLS, encoded by the coding sequence ATGTTAGATACTGTGAGCAAAGAGTTAGCACTTTTTTGGCAGCAAATAGAACAGAAAACGCAATTCCATGCAGGTTATCCATATAATTTAAGTTGTGATTTCACTTATCTAACCAAGTTCTTTAATTTTTTATTAAATAATGCCGGTGACCCCTATGTAGAGCCAGATTTTGGTCTACATTCCCGCAAATTTGAACAAGAAGTTCTATCATTTTTTTCCCAACTATATAAAATTCCCGAAAATGAATCGTGGGGCTATGTAACTGCTGGTGGAACAGAGGGAAATTTATATGGAATGCTATTAGCAAGAGAAATTTATCCCGATGGCATTCTCTATTCATCTCAAGATTCTCATTACTCTATTGCTAAAGCTGCTAGACTTTTTGGGATAAAGCATCAAGTAATTAATTCCCAAACAAATGGCGAGATAAATTATCAACATTTATCCCAGGCAATTCAACAAAATTCCCAACGCCCAGTCATTCTTAACTTGAATATTGGCACTACTGTTAAAGGCGCAATTGATAACCTAGATAAAGTTCTAGAAATTCTCAAACAGCATCAAATTAAAGATTACTACATTCATTGTGATGCCGCGCTTTCGGGGATGATTTTACCATTTTTAGAGAATGCCCCCCAAATTAACTTTCAAAGACCAATAGATAGTATCGCTATTTCTGGTAAATTCATTGGTTCGCCCCTACCTTGTGGTGTAGTTTTAACTAAGAAAAAGTGGGTAGAAAAAGTAGAAACTATGATTGAATATCTTGGTTCTAAAGATACCACTATTCTTGGTTCTCGTAATGGTCATACGCCTCTAATTATTTGGTATGCGCTGAAAACCAGAGGTTATGAAGGATTCGCCAAAGAAGCAAAAACATGTATTCAAAACGCCCAATATTTATTCCAGCAACTTAAATTGCGAGAATATCCCTGTATGCTGAATAAATTCTCCAATACTGTGGTGTTTCAAAAGCCGAGCCAACCTTTAATTAAAAAATGGCAATTGGCTACTATGGATAATGTGGCACATCTGATTGTCATGCAAAATATAGACCGACACAAAATTGATACTTTCGTGAATGAACTGGTCTTACAAGAAGGATTATTACCAGAATCTGAATATTTACACTTACAACCAGTACTTTCTTAA
- a CDS encoding SDR family NAD(P)-dependent oxidoreductase — translation MELANKVALVTGGSSGIGRATAKLFAAEGAKVAIADIDTTGGLSLLEEIKNSGGEATFHNCDVSDENQVQHWIESVVNQWYSIDILVANAGILAIGSLEKAGNFDWDKVLGTNVKGYAFCAKYAIPHIRQRGGGAIVNVASIAALIAFPNFALYNTTKGAVVQLTRSLAHDLATENIRVNCVCPGVIDTLQIQQFADWQGVTKEEAIHQLAATIPVKRLGQPQEVAQAILFLASDKASYITATSLVIDGGYTVQ, via the coding sequence ATGGAATTAGCAAATAAAGTTGCTTTAGTGACTGGGGGTAGTTCTGGTATTGGTCGAGCCACGGCTAAACTGTTTGCGGCTGAGGGTGCTAAAGTAGCGATCGCTGATATTGATACCACTGGTGGTTTATCTCTGCTGGAAGAAATCAAAAATAGTGGTGGAGAAGCCACTTTTCACAACTGCGATGTGAGTGATGAAAATCAGGTGCAGCATTGGATTGAAAGTGTCGTAAATCAATGGTACAGCATCGATATCTTAGTTGCGAATGCGGGAATTTTAGCCATTGGTTCTCTAGAAAAAGCTGGCAATTTTGATTGGGATAAAGTCTTAGGAACTAATGTTAAAGGCTATGCTTTTTGTGCTAAATATGCCATCCCCCATATACGTCAGCGTGGTGGTGGTGCAATTGTCAACGTTGCATCCATAGCGGCTTTGATTGCCTTTCCCAATTTTGCATTGTATAACACTACCAAAGGCGCAGTTGTCCAATTAACCCGCAGTTTGGCTCATGATTTAGCAACAGAAAATATTCGAGTTAATTGTGTTTGTCCAGGCGTAATTGATACATTACAGATACAACAATTTGCTGATTGGCAAGGTGTGACAAAAGAAGAAGCAATTCATCAACTCGCTGCAACAATTCCCGTCAAACGCTTAGGACAACCCCAAGAAGTCGCTCAAGCTATTTTATTTCTTGCTTCTGATAAAGCCTCATATATTACAGCAACATCCCTGGTGATAGATGGGGGTTATACGGTGCAGTAG